A region of Colletotrichum higginsianum IMI 349063 chromosome 10, whole genome shotgun sequence DNA encodes the following proteins:
- a CDS encoding Rad4 transglutaminase-like domain-containing protein translates to MTLPIKRLAALTCPTCLPCKGRETLNPSDDGQLSALTPPNAMPPHVPRKRLREDSPVKSSPKRHQAAKGQSNPVAASTRRKPTLYDDLDATITPDSSRVGRPDLDVVSDSDEDSSLSDLSDGDFEDVPVANGRKAEEPSDDDDDDDENDDVEFEDVPAPRTTLAKAATTSQDLQLTLDAGLGTAMTDPYGDKKGPTKREKKIRMVTHCIHVQYLLWHNALRNSWISDLEVQAIMMSHVPPRLWEDVERWRRASGLDAKPEKAPPKPAKPTKKTRSKAKGKKVEDEDSRDWGPAAERLDEGAVDMSHGDPLFRLMKSLVAWWRQRFRVTAPGIRKWGYMPPERLGRLRKAWETEDHDQERFGERLNGLVGLRLCAQECAGSRDVGSQLFTALMRALGLEARMVSNLQPLGFGWTKLEEADPEKEKSSFQVTSNDARSDDGRNGEKTGGKTKKTAKNLPAKKSTAPARNASTRRASQKKIGIEIDGSDDELGLEHPDSDDESIVELEVTPRKPLAVSKKFDKDLEFPHYWTEVLSPVTKKYLPVDPIVKNVIGTNRDLIESLEPRGGKADKSKQVVAYIVGFSPDGTAKDVTVRYLRKQLWPGRTKGFRMLPEKVPIYNRHGKVKRYDQFDWFKSAMKGYARGDRKHPLTEEDEAEESTDLTPAQPEKKEVKEGSETLAYYKQSKEFCLERHLKREEALLPASNPVRTFKNKSKGGEISEEPVYSRKNVVNVKSAETWHKQGRAPKPGEQPLKRVPYRAATTNRRREIAEAEALSGEKVLQGLYSFDQTDWIIPPPIKDGIIPKNEYGNIDLFAEHMCPEGAAHVPFRGAVKVCKRLKIDYAEAVVDFEFGNRMAVPVIQGVVIAEEYHDQVMEEIRKDEVERARKEDEKRRKEALRVWNKFLKGLRIVERIRQDYGQVDDSVPVFQKGAAKAVRHIRDADEEEEANQMDAEEMRMREEQMAGGFFPEGHEEEEVEQTQRFTSGFFPVVDEGDEDRDMEDALVVDHGGEEKLDTMEDGDGTADAEEAFPDAEPLPAPVRAEPKPKKKAATRRSTRRRRRPVPDSEDEDEGEDDDSFVASDDNYE, encoded by the exons ATGACGTTGCCAATTAAACGTCTGGCCGCACTTACCTGTCCTACATGCCTACCCTGCAAAGGCCGGGAAACTCTTAATCCCTCGGACGATGGACAACTTTCCGCCTTAACACCACCCAACGCAATGCCTCCACACGTCCCGCGCAAGCGGCTGCGCGAGGATTCGCCTGTCAAATCAAGCCCGAAACGCCACCAGGCAGCCAAAGGGCAGTCAAACCCCGTCGCGGCATCCACCCGCAGGAAGCCGACTCTGTACGATGATCTGGATGCTACCATCACGCCTGACTCGTCTAGGGTCGGCCGCCCTGACCTAGATGTCGTGAGCGATAGCGACGAGGACAGTTCGTTGAGCGACTTATCCGACGGCGATTTTGAGGATGTCCCCGTCGCAAACGGACGGAAAGCCGAGGAACCAtctgacgatgacgatgacgatgacgaaaacgacgacgtcgagttTGAAGATGTTCCTGCTCCAAGAACAACCCTGGCTAAGGCAGCTACGACATCCCAAGACCTCCAGCTTACTCTTGACGCCGGACTTGGAACCGCCATGACCGATCCTTATGGCGACAAGAAGGGACCAACGAAGCGCGAAAAGAAGATTCGAATGGTAACCCATTGTATCCACGTCCAATATCTTCTTTGGCATAACGCGCTTCGAAATTCGTGGATTAGCGATCTCGAAGTCCAAGCAATCATGATGTCCCACGTCCCACCCCGTCTTTGGGAAGACGTCGAGAGGTGGAGGAGAGCTAGCGGACTGGACGCAAAGCCGGAGAAAGCTCCGCCGAAACCGGCCAAGCCGACCAAAAAGACCAGAAGCAAGGCAAAAGGAAagaaggtcgaggacgaagactCTCGAGATTGGGGTCCTGCCGCTGAGAGACTGGATGAAGGGGCTGTCGATATGAGCCATGGTGATCCACTCTTCAGACTCATGAAGTCTCTTGTGGCCTGGTGGAGGCAACGCTTTCGAGTCACCGCGCCGGGCATTCGGAAGTGGGGTTACATGCCCCCCGAACGGCTTGGCAGACTGCGAAAAGCTTGGGAGACGGAGGATCATGATCAGGAGCGTTTCGGAGAACGACTCAACGGACTCGTAGGCTTGCGATTGTGCGCCCAAGAATGTGCAGGGAGTCGGGATGTGGGATCGCAACTATTTACAGCCCTTATGAGGGCTCTGGGGTTGGAGGCACGGATGGTCTCGAACCTGCAGCCGTTAGGCTTCGGATGGACGAAGCTGGAGGAGGCAGACCCCGAAAAGGAGAAGAGCTCATTTCAGGTCACTAGCAATGATGCGAGGAGCGACGATGGCAGGAACGGTGAAAAGACCGGCgggaagacgaagaaaacGGCAAAGAATCTCccggcgaagaagagcacGGCGCCAGCACGAAACGCCAGCACGAGGCGCGCAAGCCAAAAGAAGATCGGTATTGAAATAGATGGCTCGGATGACGAGCTCGGCTTGGAGCATCCagacagcgacgacgaatCGATCGTAGAGCTGGAGGTGACTCCGCGGAAGCCTCTGGCGGTGTCCAAAAAGTTCGATAAGGACCTGGAGTTTCCTCATTACTGGACGGAGGTTCTGTCACCAGTGACAAAGAAGTATCTACCGGTTGACCCCATCGTCAAGAATGTCATTGGAACCAACCGAGACCTGATTGAATCCCTAGAGCCGCGTGGCGGGAAGGCGGACAAGTCAAAGCAGGTTGTGGCGTACATCGTTGGCTTCTCACCGGATGGGACAGCCAAGGACGTCACGGTCCGTTATCTCAGGAAACAGTTATGGCCTGGCCGCACGAAAGGCTTTAGGATGCTACCAGAGAAAGTTCCGATTTACAACCGTCACGGCAAAGTGAAGCGATACGATCAGTTCGACTGGTTTAAGTCGGCTATGAAGGGCTATGCGAGGGGCGACCGAAAGCACCCACTTACAGAAGaggacgaagccgaggagtCGACGGACCTGACCCCAGCCCAACCGGAAAAGAAGGAGGTGAAGGAGGGCAGTGAGACTCTGGCGTACTACAAGCAGTCGAAGGAGTTCTGTCTCGAGCGCCACCTCAAGCGAGAGGAGGCTCTTTTGCCCGCGTCTAATCCCGTCAGGACATTCAAGAACAAATCAAAGGGCGGAGAGATATCCGAAGAGCCAGTGTATTCGAGGAAGAACGTTGTCAATGTCAAGAGTGCAGAAACATGGCACAAGCAGGGTAGAGCACCCAAGCCTGGCGAGCAGCCGCTCAAGAGGGTGCCGTACCGCGCGGCCACGACCAACAGGCGCCGCGAGatcgccgaagccgaggcccTCAGCGGCGAAAAGGTCCTTCAGGGATTGTACAGCTTTGACCAGACAGATTGGATTATCCCGCCACCTATCAAAGACGGGATCATTCCAAAAAACGAATACGG CAACATCGACTTATTCGCCGAACACATGTGCCCTGAAG GTGCCGCCCATGTTCCATTCCGAGGGGCTGTCAAGGTCTGCAAACGGCTCAAGATCGACtacgccgaggccgttgtGGACTTTGAGTTCGGAAACCGAATGGCAGTGCCCGTCATTCAAGGTGTTGTCATCGCCGAGGAATACCATGACCAGGTGATGGAAGAAATCCGCAAAGACGAGGTGGAAAGAGCACgcaaggaggacgagaagcggCGCAAGGAGGCGCTCAGAGTGTGGAACAAGTTCTTGAAGGGGCTCAGAATCGTCGAGCGCATTCGCCAGGACTACGGACAAGTCGACGACAGTGTTCCGGTTTTCCAGAAAGGAGCGGCCAAAGCCGTCCGACACATTCGCGATgcggacgaagaggaagaggcaaATCAGATGGACGCAGAAGAGATGCGCATGAGGGAGGAGCAAATGGCTGGTGGTTTTTTCCCAGAAGGccacgaggaggaagaggtcgaGCAGACACAGCGGTTCACTTCTGGGTTCTTCCCAgtggtcgacgagggcgacgaagaccGCGACATGGAAGATGCCTTGGTCGTGGaccacggcggcgaggaaaAACTGGACACGATggaagatggagatggtaccgccgacgccgaagaggcTTTCCCAGATGCGGAACCCCTGCCTGCGCCGGTGAGGGCCGAAccgaagccgaagaagaaggcggcgacgaggcgatCGACGAGACGCAGGCGAAGACCTGTTCCCGAcagcgaggacgaagatgagggggaggatgacgacAGTTTTGTGGCCTCGGACGACAATTACGAGTGA